From the genome of Vicia villosa cultivar HV-30 ecotype Madison, WI linkage group LG2, Vvil1.0, whole genome shotgun sequence, one region includes:
- the LOC131649420 gene encoding paired amphipathic helix protein Sin3-like 3, with product MAKKSKGAGTKKPVINEDANMYLKEIKDAFKDEKYKYREFLRVMKDFQIRRIDIKGVMARVEKLFQRHKELLLKFNKFLPDGFEIKYPPKKAKIPVMSIEDAKNYLGKVKIRFQCQLYVYDLFLDIMSMYKNKEKNLEEIYKMVTSLFKDHPDLIDGFMIFLP from the exons ATGGCAAAG AAAAGTAAGGGAGCAGGAACAAAGAAACCAGTAATCAATGAAGATGCCAATATGTAtctcaaagaaataaaagatgcaTTTAAAGACGAGAAATACAAGTACCGTGAATTTCTAAGAGTTATGAAAGATTTTCAGATAAGAAG AATTGATATAAAGGGAGTGATGGCAAGAGTGGAAAAGTTGTTTCAAAGGCACAAAGAATTGTTATTGAAATTCAATAAATTTTTACCAGATGGATTTGAAATCAAATATCCACCTAAGAAAGCAAAAATACCAGTAATGAGTATAGAAGATGCTAAAAACTATTTGGGCAAGGTGAAG ATTCGATTTCAATGTCAACTTTATGTATATGATTTGTTTTTAGACATAATGAGTATgtacaaaaataaagaaaagaacctCGAGGAGATTTATAAAATG GTTACTTCACTTTTTAAAGATCACCCTGATCTTATTGATGGATTTATGATTTTTCTTCCATAA
- the LOC131649421 gene encoding paired amphipathic helix protein Sin3-like 3 yields the protein MKDYQIRRIDIKGMVARVEKLFKRHEDLLLKFNNFLPNEFEINPPPKKPNTQVVDKEDAKNYLAKVKIRFQSQPYVYDLFLDIMSMFKNKDKNLDEMYEMVVSLLEDHPDLIDGFTDFLP from the exons ATGAAAGATTATCAGATTAGAAG AATTGATATCAAGGGTATGGTAGCTAGAGTGGAGAAATTGTTTAAAAGACATGAAGATTTATTATTGAAATTTAACAATTTTTTGCCAAATGAATTTGAAATTAATCCTCCACCAAAAAAACCAAATACCCAAGTAGTAGATAAAGAGGACGCTAAAAATTACTTGGCTAAAGTGAAG ATTCGATTTCAAAGTCAACCTTATGTGTACGATTTGTTTCTGGACATAATGAGTATGTTCAAAAACAAAGACAAAAACCTTGACGAAATGTATGAAATG GTTGTTTCACTCTTAGAAGATCATCCTGATCTTATTGATGGATTTACTGATTTTCTTCCATAA